Part of the Fodinicola acaciae genome is shown below.
GCGCCTGCTTTCCGGCCGCGCTGATGGCATCGAACGCCTCCGCGGCTCGGCCAGGGTCGGCCGCGACCACCACCGGACCGGCCTCGGCCTGCACGACCATCATGCTCAGATGGTGCGCGATCACGTCGTGCATGTCGCGCGCGATCCGGTTTCGCTCGGCGGCGACCGCGGCGGACGCCTCCGCCTCTCGCGTCCTCTCCAGATATTCGGTGCGTGCGGCCATCTCGGTGGCCAGCTCCTGGCGCCGCCGTACGCTGTCGCCGAGCAACCACGCGGTGGCGAACACCGGCAGCAGGAAGGTCGCGTCGCCGAAATCGGCCGCCGGATCCAGCAGAAGCGAGGTGATGATGGCGACCGCGGTGGTCACCGCCGCGATGATCGAGCCGAGCCGCCGGCTGTGCGCGGCAGCGGAATAAACCGCGACCAACACGGCATATGGCACCGGCGGATCCGGAAGCGGCGATATTCCGTAGATCATCGCGAGAACACCGCAGACGGTCAGCACGACAAGCGGGAATCGCCGGCGAAGCGCCAGCGGCAGGCTCTGCGCGACGACGAGCACGTATGACCACGTCGGCGCGATCGACGCCGGTTTTCCCCACAGTGGCTGCAAGGCGAGCACGAGGACGACCAGCACCAGCACCGGATCGGCGACCGGTGCCAGGCGCCGTAGCAGGCCGGACATGTCACGCACGGCAGCCGAATCTAGCAGTCCGTAGCCACTTCGGCCTCCCTCGAGCGACCCATTTTCGCACCGGCCGGATCCACCGCGCCGGGGATACGCTGACCCGACAGGCTCTTACGGCTGCGCGCTGATTTTCAGGACCTGGCTGGCAAACTCGGCACCGCCGCCGGTGCGCAGCTGTCCGGACGGGGTCGGCTCGACGCCGAGCAGCCGCAGAT
Proteins encoded:
- a CDS encoding sensor histidine kinase, producing the protein MSGLLRRLAPVADPVLVLVVLVLALQPLWGKPASIAPTWSYVLVVAQSLPLALRRRFPLVVLTVCGVLAMIYGISPLPDPPVPYAVLVAVYSAAAHSRRLGSIIAAVTTAVAIITSLLLDPAADFGDATFLLPVFATAWLLGDSVRRRQELATEMAARTEYLERTREAEASAAVAAERNRIARDMHDVIAHHLSMMVVQAEAGPVVVAADPGRAAEAFDAISAAGKQALTEMRRLLGVLREGEKAPLRPQPGVADIGELVERVRSTGLDVRLDTAGEPATLPQAVDLSVYRLVQEALTNCVRHANADRVNVTLSYENRALTVAVTDNGAGARKAPRPGGHGLVAMRERVALVGGRLEAGPRPDGGWAVRADVPLDRP